In the genome of Streptomyces fagopyri, the window ACCCCGGAGCCCCCGCTCATGCCCCCACCGGCGCCTCCGGCCCCTCACCCGGGCGTTCCCGGCCCGCCGGCCCGCCGGCCGGACCCGTCGCGCCCGGGGCCCCGGGCCTGCCGGCCGCCGCGGGTACGACAGCCCCGGCCCGACCACCCGCACCCGAGGAACCGGGAGTCGCGGAGCGGAGACCCGCTGAAGGCCCCGCACCACCCGCCCCGGACCCAGGCCCCCGCGCCGCCTCCAGCCAGCCGTATCTCCAGCCGCCCGGCTGACGGCCCGTGGCCGGGATCGGGGCAGGGATCGGGGCAGGGATTGAGATCGGAGCGGGAGCCAGGTCCGGGGCCGCAGCGGAGACCGGGGCCGGGACCGCAACCGGGACCGGGACCACGTCCAGGTCCAGGTCCAGCGTCGCGGCCGGGATCGGGGCGGGCGCCAGCGCCGGGTCCGACCCGATCCCCCGCCCGCCGGCTCCCGGCGGACGGGGCCCGCCGTTCAGCCCCCGGACGCCACCGCGGCGATCATGGCAAGCATCAGGAACAGTGCCCAGCCCGCGACCGACAGCCAGCCCAGGACGAGACCGGTCGTCGCGAGTCCCTCACCGCTCTCGCCGGTTCGGCGCATCTCGGAGCGCGCCGAGTGGCCGAGGACCACCGCGGGAATGCCGGTGGCGCCGAGCGTCACCACGGTGAGCAGCCCGCAGACCATCGCGCCGACCGCCTTCCCGTTGGTCGCCGGACGCGGCGCCGGCAGGAACGTCTGCGGGACGAGGACCCCGGGGCCGGCCGTCAGCGGTACGGGACCCTGCGGCAGGTCGCCGACGAGCACGGCCAGCTCACCCACCGTCCGGGCCGCGTACGCCCGCGCGACGCGTTTCTCGAACTCGTCCTGCTCCAGGCGGCCTTCGCCGAAGCCCGCTCTGAGTACATCCACCGCCCGCTCCCGGTCGGCGTGCGACGCGAGCATCGACGGCCCGCCCTGCCCCTGCCACGGCTGCCACGGCGTCGGGTACGACACGGAATGCCTCCCCCCAGACGGATCCCTCCATCATCCTCCAACGTGGCATTTCCGGCACGGGTTCCCGCAGGAGGTCCGTACCGCCGTACCGGGCCGGAGAACGCCGACGGGCGGCCACCCACGAAGGGTGACCGCCCGTCAGTTGACGTACGCCTTACTGGTTGTACGGACCGTAGTCGTAGTCCTCCAGCGGAACGGCCTGGCCGGAGCCCGTGCCGAACGGCGAGTAGTCGATGTCGTCGTAGCCGACGGCCGAGTACATCGCGGCCTTGGCCTCTTCGGTCGGCTCGACCCGGATGTTGCGGTAACGGGACAGGCCCGTACCGGCCGGGATGAGCTTACCGATGATGACGTTCTCCTTGAGGCCGATCAGGGAGTCGGACTTGGCGTTGATCGCCGCGTCCGTCAGAACCCTGGTCGTCTCCTGGAAGGACGCCGCCGACAGCCACGACTCGGTCGCCAGCGAGGCCTTGGTGATACCCATCAGCTGCGGACGGCCGGAGGCCGGGTGGCCGCCTTCCTGCACCACACGACGGTTCTCGGTCTCGAACTTCGAACGCTCGACCAGCTCGCCGGGCAGCAGCTCCGCGTCACCCGACTCGATGATCGTCACCCGGCGCAGCATCTGCCGGATGATGATCTCGATGTGCTTGTCGTGGATCGACACACCCTGCGAGTTGTAGACCTTCTGGACCTCGCCGACCAGGTGGACCTGGACCGCGCGCTGACCGAGGATCCGCAGCACGTCGTGCGGGTTGGTGGCACCGAAGGTGAGCTTCTGGCCCACCTCGACGTGGTCACCCTCACGCACCATGACCTTGGCACGCTTCGAGATCGGGAACGCCGTCTCGTCGCTGCCGTCGTCCGGGGTGACGACGATCTTCTTGGTCTTCTCGGTCTCCTCGATACGGACGCGGCCGGCCGCCTCCGAGATCGGGGCGACACCCTTGGGCGTACGAGCCTCGAAGAGCTCGACGACACGGGGCAGACCCTGGGTGATGTCGTCACCGGCCACACCACCGGTGTGGAAGGTACGCATCGTCAGCTGGGTACCGGGCTCACCGATGGACTGGGCGGCGATGATGCCGACCGCCTCACCGATGTCGACCAGCTTGCCGGTGGCCAGCGAACGGCCGTAGCACATGGCGCAGGTACCGACGGCGGACTCGCAGGTCAGGACCGAACGGGTCTTGACCTCCTCGATGCCGTGCTTGACCAGCTCGTCGATGAGGACGTCGCCGAGGTCGGTGTTGGCCGGGGCCAGCACCTTGCCGTCGACGGTGATGTCCTCGGCCAGCGCACGGGCGTACACGCTGGTCTCGACGTTCTCCGCCTTGCGCAGCACGCCGTCCGCGCCGCGCTCCGCGATGTGCAGCTTGAGGCCGCGGTCGGTGCCGCAGTCCTCCTCGCGGATGATGACGTCCTGGGAGACGTCGACCAGACGACGGGTGAGGTAACCCGAGTCGGCGGTACGCAGAGCGGTGTCCGCCAGACCCTTACGAGCACCGTGGGTCGAGATGAAGTACTCCAGCACCGACAGGCCCTCACGGAAGGAGGCCTTGATCGGACGCGGGATCGTCTCGTTCTTGGCGTTCGACACCAGACCACGCATACCGGCGATCTGACGCATCTGCATCATGTTTCCGCGGGCACCCGAGTCGACCATCATGAAGATGGGGTTCGTCTTCGGGAAGTTCGCGTTCATCGCCTCGGCGACCTCGTTGGTCGCCTTGGTCCAGATCGCGATGAGCTCCTGCGTGCGCTCGTCCTTGGTGATCAGACCGCGCTCGTACTGCTTCTGGACCTTCTCGTCCTGCGCCTCGTAGCCCTTGACGATCTCCTTCTTCGCCTCGGGAACGACGATGTCGGAGATGGCCACGGTGACGCCGGAGCGGGTGCCCCAGTAGAAGCCGGCCGCCTTCAGGTTGTCGAGCGTCGCCGCCACGATGACCTTGGGGTAGCGCTCGGCGAGGTCGTTGACGATCTCTCCGAGCTGCTTCTTGCCCACCGAGTAGTCGACGAACGGGTAGTCCTCGGGCAGCAGCTCGTTGAAGAGCGCGCGGCCCAGGGTCGTACGGAGGCGGAAGGTGTCACCCTGCTGCCACTCGGGCTCGCCCTCCTCCTGCGCCGGCGGGGTCCAGCCGCGCGGCGGGATGGTGCCCACCGGGAAGCGGATGTCGACGGCCGACTGGAGCGCGAGCTCCCCGGCGTCGAACGCCATGGTCGCCTCGGCCGTGGAGCCGAACGCGCGCCCCTCGCCCTTGACGTCCCGCAGCTCGCCGTCCGTGGTCAGGAAGAACAGACCGAGGACCATGTCCTGGGTCGGCATCGTGACCGGGCGGCCGTCGGCGGGCTTGAGGATGTTGTTCGAGGACAGCATCAGGAT includes:
- a CDS encoding DUF1707 and DUF4190 domain-containing protein, with amino-acid sequence MSYPTPWQPWQGQGGPSMLASHADRERAVDVLRAGFGEGRLEQDEFEKRVARAYAARTVGELAVLVGDLPQGPVPLTAGPGVLVPQTFLPAPRPATNGKAVGAMVCGLLTVVTLGATGIPAVVLGHSARSEMRRTGESGEGLATTGLVLGWLSVAGWALFLMLAMIAAVASGG
- a CDS encoding DNA-directed RNA polymerase subunit beta', producing MLDVNFFDELRIGLATADDIRQWSHGEVKKPETINYRTLKPEKDGLFCEKIFGPTRDWECYCGKYKRVRFKGIICERCGVEVTRAKVRRERMGHIELAAPVTHIWYFKGVPSRLGYLLDLAPKDLEKVIYFAAYMITYVDDERRTRDLPSLEAHVSVERQQIENRRDADLEARAKKLETDLAELEAEGAKADVRRKVREGAEREMKQLRDRAQREIDRLDEVWTRFKNLKVQDLEGDELLYRELRDRFGTYFDGSMGAAALQKRLESFDLDEEAERLREIIRTGKGQKKTRALKRLKVVSAFLQTSNSPKGMVLDCVPVIPPDLRPMVQLDGGRFATSDLNDLYRRVINRNNRLKRLLDLGAPEIIVNNEKRMLQEAVDALFDNGRRGRPVTGPGNRPLKSLSDMLKGKQGRFRQNLLGKRVDYSARSVIVVGPQLKLHQCGLPKAMALELFKPFVMKRLVDLNHAQNIKSAKRMVERGRTVVYDVLEEVIAEHPVLLNRAPTLHRLGIQAFEPQLVEGKAIQIHPLVCTAFNADFDGDQMAVHLPLSAEAQAEARILMLSSNNILKPADGRPVTMPTQDMVLGLFFLTTDGELRDVKGEGRAFGSTAEATMAFDAGELALQSAVDIRFPVGTIPPRGWTPPAQEEGEPEWQQGDTFRLRTTLGRALFNELLPEDYPFVDYSVGKKQLGEIVNDLAERYPKVIVAATLDNLKAAGFYWGTRSGVTVAISDIVVPEAKKEIVKGYEAQDEKVQKQYERGLITKDERTQELIAIWTKATNEVAEAMNANFPKTNPIFMMVDSGARGNMMQMRQIAGMRGLVSNAKNETIPRPIKASFREGLSVLEYFISTHGARKGLADTALRTADSGYLTRRLVDVSQDVIIREEDCGTDRGLKLHIAERGADGVLRKAENVETSVYARALAEDITVDGKVLAPANTDLGDVLIDELVKHGIEEVKTRSVLTCESAVGTCAMCYGRSLATGKLVDIGEAVGIIAAQSIGEPGTQLTMRTFHTGGVAGDDITQGLPRVVELFEARTPKGVAPISEAAGRVRIEETEKTKKIVVTPDDGSDETAFPISKRAKVMVREGDHVEVGQKLTFGATNPHDVLRILGQRAVQVHLVGEVQKVYNSQGVSIHDKHIEIIIRQMLRRVTIIESGDAELLPGELVERSKFETENRRVVQEGGHPASGRPQLMGITKASLATESWLSAASFQETTRVLTDAAINAKSDSLIGLKENVIIGKLIPAGTGLSRYRNIRVEPTEEAKAAMYSAVGYDDIDYSPFGTGSGQAVPLEDYDYGPYNQ